In Sesamum indicum cultivar Zhongzhi No. 13 unplaced genomic scaffold, S_indicum_v1.0 scaffold00124, whole genome shotgun sequence, the DNA window CCACACTGTACATGATGTGGAACACTCGAGACCGGTTGCCCCGATGCGCCACTGAGAATTTTGCCAATATGATGGTAATTTTAGCTGATACCTGCTGCTGCATGCCCCATTGTTTAGGAGGACAAGCTGTACTTTACCCTAAAGCTCGACGGCAGATGAACCATACCacagaaaaaaatacatcagCCATCAACAAGTACTGTTActtggaaaaattaattggagCAGGCAAATAATTCCCAGGAATTGCGATGACAGATTATCAGCCTCCACCTGATGAAAGTTAATATGTATTCTacaagtttttttcctttccttaCAGGGTATAACAGTTATCTTTTGAGAAACATTAACAAAAGAACTGCTCACTAATCATTCAGCCAATAAAGGCAGCTATCTAAGTAGGACAAAAACTTGGCTCGGAATTCAGTCATGTAAGAGATTGGAAGCAAAGAGGGAATCAGTTCTCAAACACATAATTAGATACTGGATTTAGTTTGTCATGTCTCCATCAACGCTCATTGCTTTTGCATTTAAAGTATATGGTACTGCTGGACCTGTGGGCTCTGCGAACTGGGGTCCAGAGGACTTGGGTTCGCCTTCAACAAATGGATTTCTTGGAGGAGCTGGGCGGTCCACTTCCATAGCAGCTGTCCTTGGCGGTGACGAGGGCTGCACATCAACATCAGGGTAGGCTGCCTTAAATCTTGCTCGCAGCCCTTCATCTACCAACCGTACTCCTTGCAACTGATTACCAAGTGATAACCACCTGACAGCCAAGACTGATCTTTTGAGAAGCTACATATAAAGGAAATAATTTACACTTAAAGCTCCAGTGAAGCTTGTAACCACGCCTATTTGAAGATCACTTTTTTGAGAAAGCCTCTAATGTATCCTTCTTAGATATATCTCAATTCACATGTGTGTATCACATAGGAATCAAACAGGAGATAGAGCCAAGAAAGAGTGGGCAGAAGCAGTGGTGATAAACACTTTCCAACAGTTGAAGTGCCAACGAATATTtagcaaaagaaatatatcaaTGAATGGACTTATGGTAAGTGACATGGAAGAAATGAATGtgaaaaaagaaggaagagaATGGGATTTTCCAAATAAGACCATGTTACTGGACTCTAGGGTGATATGCATAAGTTTGTCAGACATAACATGCCTATTGATCCAACAAAATAAGTATGGAGACAACTGAATCACACATGGCCAAGTTGTCAAGTATGAGCACCAGTACAGCAAACGGATCAATAAAATGCCTAAGTTCGTACTTTCTGCTAagatgttattaattttagaagacCAGCTTTACTTTTCCCTTTGCATATTTCCCTTAACCAAATTTAGAACAAACtgaataattatgatataaagCGAGTCAAACACCTAAGTCAATAACCACTATGACCAAATTCCGAGGTCTAAGTTTACAGTCAACCTGTCTAATGGGAGCCATTCCCGAGCCTGATTATAGTAGGTTTCCCATTGGTAGAAAAAGTCATGTTGATGGAAGTTTAATACCAACATAAATTTAAGAACTCAATCACCAGGTCTAAATTCAGGAACAATATGATATAGCAAACAAATAGTCAAAAGAGCTGCAATATGTCCAGGCCCTCTGAGATCAGGTCAGTTTATGCACAACAATACAGAACAAAATCAAGTTCACGGTGAACTAGATGTTTAAAGATATGAGGCTTAGGTTCTagtaaaaattttgttaagCAAATATATTAAGTTCAGAAATGTCAACATCATTATGTCATTTTTTCTATAGTTATTAATCAAGTGATATTGATAGTAGCAACAAGGTTGGAGATGCCCCCATGATTTTCCCTCCAAAGGGAGCTTTAGGGTTGAAGTTGAAAAGTCAAGGGCTCTGTTTGGAGCTATTTTCGAGGACGTTTGGTTTGTAAAAGCAAATTTGAGTTTGAGATATTTTGGGTAGTATATGGGAATATTAGTAATGCTTTGTACTGTTTTCTGATATTGCTGAAAAGTGCTAAAAATGGATGAAGATGTGTTTGATATTGTTTTCAGAATAGATAAAAGTCGCAATATATGCCAAACCATGTTGCAGTAGTGCATATGTgcttgtaattatatataatatacagaTTATCATCACGAGAACTAGAAGCCTAAGCTTAGCTCCGAAACATAAGTCCTCTTTTTAGTCATTAAGAACCAaacaaagtattttttttcaagataaaGTCAATTAGCAAATTGAGCTGTGTCACTTGCAGAGCAATGTGGTGTTCATGCCCTTGTTTCTGTAGAGTTAGCTAGATCAGTTTATAGGCGTATATCTTCATCTTGTTTCAAATCTTCGATCACCATAACACATGGATTCCTGCTCCAGTAAATATAACCCAGATATTGACTCGGATAGCTAATTGGGATTGCTGGGGACTTTCCACAAGGTAAATTCGGGTTTTTGCCAATAGGAATTGATTACGTAAATACACTTCTAAACGAAACTACATccctttaataaaataattttggggAAGGAAAGGAGAGCTAGACGACATTTCTCAAGCCAGTAGAAATACACAAGTAGGTTTTACCAGAAAGCAAATTTTAACATCTCTCAAGCCGCTTCTGCTCTACCTCCAATTTCCTGTTCTCCACTATTCTATAGTACCCTCGCAAACTGATTCAGTTGTACAGTTAATAAATCTGGAATGAACTCAGTTTGTTTGACTGTTTGTTTGTCATTTAAGATTATTCCCATACTGAAGACCTGCTGATTGAGTTTGTAGATAAGATATGAAGGAAAGAACAAAGGACATCAACATAACTTATGATTTtcccttaatatatatgtaagctTTGAGGTGTCCAAGCCCATAATTCATCAACCCCCATGATAATACACTATATGAATCCTTTCAAATCCTAATGAACAACTCTCTTGGTCAGAGTAATTAGTAAAATCGTATTCCGGTAATTTTTAAAGGGCATAGAAATCCAGTTCAGATTAATAAACAGTTTAACGACCTTTAGTTATCTTCACTAAACAAATACTTTCCATAGTTGGAGCTTGGAAGAGTAATCAAGAGAGCATACCCAGCCTGTACGTTGTGCATCCTTGCAAATAACTCCAGCTTTCTTGTCCTGGGACTTATCCTTTCCAGCATGGGATACATCTATAACACATCAAGCAAGTGTTAGGCACAAATGTATTCGGAAAATCCAGTATACTCTAAATTGGAGAACTATGAcaaaagggttaattacactttaaCTGATCACTCTGGAAAATAGGCAGTTCAAACCCCCACCCCAAGTCAAATGCTATCAAGTTAGTTTGTTGTACTCGGGCGATGAATGGTTTAAATACCGTTTTCAGTGTTGGGATTGAGAGAATGCTCACAAGCATTTTATAACAGgttatgtaaattttcaattaacagAAGCCAATTCCCCTTCTTACATCAAGGATGTGaataactagaaaaaaagAGTACCAAGcttttccttcattttctatttcaactttttcccAACTCTTGTTTTTTGACTAGTTcatttttggtgatttttcAATAGTCATCATGTTGTCTTGCTCCAATCAAGAAGGCAAATTCCACCTGTTTAGTAAGACATGATCCTTTGTTATAAAACCTTATTACCTAATTTAATTTCGTAAAAATTCTGGCAATTGAAAAATggattcaaaaaataagattaatgcaattaaaaaggAGGAACCATGTTCTTCTGTGGCTTTGATCCAACCTAtgagttgaaaattaaaaatgaaaataatgaaatttgtaTTATGTCCGCACATATGCAATGGGTGTATCTTACGTTCAAATGATGCTGAATTTATTCTGACGTGGATGAGTACCTGTATATGTTTACATCTAATGTTGATATTCCACAATGAATAGTAGACATGTTaagtacatataatatatcatattataacTAAAACCTTACTTCTTCAATAGatttctttatatatgtatatacacacacgTATACCTGTATGTAAACACCATAGCTTTAACATAGAACCTAAAATACAGAATTGTTCTAAGTATATCAACCATTTTCagatatttgattataaagtaataaaagTGAAGGGGGTCAAATAGTACACATTAGGGCAATCCAGCGGACAGAGGGAAGTTAGGTTAGTTAAGGAGGTTAAGAGTGGTTAGTTAAGGAGGTTAAGAGTGTGACTTGAGGAATAGTTGATGGGAATAGTGTATTTCATTCCAAAGGATGTTCCAGATCCATGTACTTTAAGAACTGGCGTATTAGCTCTATAAGAGGAAAGATACATATTAAGAAATAATCAAATGCAAGCAAAGAAATGTTGAGAGATGAGCTTCTTCAGTTCCGTAACTGTACTATGAATAGTAGCACGTCCACTAACCTCATCTGGTTTACGACTTGTTTCACGAACTTCGGCAACAATGACATCAGTGTCAATATTTCTATTTACTTCAGGATTACCCTTTACTCCAACAAGGCAATGCTCCTTGCTGTGGTTGAGCCAATGGCCAGTGCGACCTGTTCTGATAATTCGCTGAAGTTGATTGGTCTTCACCCAGATGATCTCCTCTACGCGCTTGTACCCCCAAAGTTCCAGACTGCTCAAGTGTAAAATTCGAAGAAACCAGACATGAATTTACTCTCTATGCAAGAGAATAGAACAAGCAACAGCACCATTCTTTAATCACTGTGAATATGAACACTCCCACATCATGCAATAGTCTAACTATTCCAAAACTTTACATGATAGAGGTCCTACTGCTTAAGCTTTTACATTAATGAATCTACTAATAAACACAGTGGCATAGATTTTATCAGACATCCATCACTTTTCAGCCAGATAAGTTTTCCTAGTAAAAGAAGCAGCTGGGGGTGCTTTCATGGTTGAAGGTAAATCATCCAGTAATCTCATTCTTGTTAAGTTAATAACATAGATCCTCCAACCAGTAGTATTAAGGCCATTCAGTAAAAAGTACATCATTTTAAGATAAAGAAGAGGCATACCATTCCCGTCCAAGTTCCATTGCACGTCCAGTAACCCAAAGAAATATCAGACCATCAGTTTGTAATGCAGGAACATTAAGAGTGCGCATCTCATCATCAGCCATAGTTCCATAAGGCAATTCCATATGAATATCCCAAGGAGGATCAGCCATTATAACTCCAAATTGCCCTAAAATATCCATTCGAAATGAACGTATGTCACAGTTAATCCATTGTGGCTCTCCAAGCTCTACTTCCGAGCAATAGTGAGCACTTTGAGGCTTCAATGGCTTGGGAGGGGGTAAAGTAGCTTGACCCATCATCATAGGTGATACGTCCGGAGTTGAATCCAGCTCATAATGGACATACTTGCATGTCTATCATCAACACAAGTATCAGTAATTTGGTTTCAACATGTAGCCAAATAAATCTCAATAGGAAATGAAATAACAATATAAGCGTACCTTCATGTGACGGCAGGTATCAAGAAATGAACAATCCCCCAAATTCACATCAGTATGTGCAGCAATTATACGCCGAAAATGAACCTAAATCAAGTGAAAGATTTAGTAGATACAATATAATCGAAGTCACTTCTAGAATCTTTGTAGTGAAAAGGGTATATGTAAGAAACAAATCATCCAGGgtattctataatattatactgaaaataaacaaatgattGACTTCATCTACAGTAATAAGAGAGATTTCCTCCAGATAAACCCCCTTCACCAATAGAGACAGAAAAATAGCTCTACACTCACCTTTTCACAAGCAATGAAGGAACCCGATTGACGTCGGCAATCTTCTTTTGTTAATGCGGAGCAGTATTCTTTCACTTGAGATCCACCTTTGCTTTTGAACTAATACAAAATCGCCAGAATTTATAGTGATAGTTAGATTGATACCTGATAGACCAGCAACAAGTGGCTTCAAGAATGGCAAACAGTATGTATATGCTCCGTATAGACAAGAAAATGCAGAAGATAAAGATCCCTCTCTATGCGCATTCTAGTTATCATAAACACGCTATGCAAGTGAATTAAgtagaaataaatgaaaagcaCAATAAAATAGATTACTTTCTTCAAACAAACACATACTTTAGCAGCGACAGCAGTTTCTTTAGCAGTAGGCCGGTGGATGAGGTCCAAAAGCTCCTCTCCCGTTTTTGACTTCTGCATTTCCTTAAAACTCTTCTTATTCAATAAAGCCTCAAGATCCTTCATATCATCCTCCTCCGTCCTCGGTTTTAACGCAAGGGCATTTCCTCCCACACCTTGCAGCCCACTGGGGGCCATTAGAGATGGCCTATGCATTGGGGGCGGCACCCCCACACCTCTTGGCACCCCTATCATCCCCATCCCTCTCGGCCCAACACCCCTTGGCCCCATCATCATTGGTCCTCCCATCCACATATCCTGCATTCCCCTCCCAACACCAAATCCACCTCCACCAATCATATTCAGTTATCCTATTCCCATCATTGGAGTTCCCCTCATTCAACTGCTTAGTTTCCGGCAACTCTTTCAAAAGCCTAGTCCTATCAATGTTCATAACTATCACTCTTGACTTCCCACTCACAACAAACTCCTCTAAGTCCAGCCCACCATTATCCTCCGCCATGGACCTTAGCGCCATCTCCACTGCAAGGATTGCCCCCGACTCCCCACCCAACTCCCTCAATGCTGCCCTCTCAGCCACCGTAGCTGATGAATCATTCTCCAATTTCCTCAACACTGTCGAGGAATCAATCGGATTAAACGGCACCCTCTCTAACAAACAGACTGCCACCATCGACCTAACAACAGAAAGTGGGCCACCATTCTCCTCAACCAAAGCCCTCTCACTCTCTCTAGGTGAAGGCCTCGAGAGAGCGGCAGAAGAAGTGACTTTGGAGTTCTCTAACGGAAATTTGGATACATGGGCTTTGCTTAAATTGGGTTTGGATGGGAGAATTTGAGCGAGGGGGGTAAAAGGTTTGTCGTTAATTCCGGAAATGGCTTTAAGAGAGAGGTCGAGAGAGGAAACGAGGTCTGGGACCAAGGATTGGAGGGAAGCAATGAGGTCTAGGTGCGTCGTGTGGAGGGTATCCATACGGGATTCAAGCTGCCGCCTCATCTCCTTTATTGCTGAAATTGAATCTTCATTCCCTTCTAAACCTTGACCCTCCATCCCTTGTTACTTCTTTCAACTTGCAATCTCTAACAAGTGTTGTATTTCTGGACCATGAAAaagatgtgtgtgtgtgaggatTCGTGGAGGTTTTGCCTGAAATCAAAGACGGTAGAACTGAACgagggaagaagaaaagaaaagagtgatTACTTACACAGCCCTCCCCTTCTAGTTAtggaaaattacaaattacccccatcttattattaatattgctCACACATGTTGATGCCCGTCCACTTCcattaattttggaaaaacatGCAATCAATCTCTTGTGATATTTACcgtatttgaaaaatcaaaatacaaaaaaaaatattgcaaataaaaatatttgaattgaaatatcaaaattaatttgccCACAAATACCCCCGCCTTCCACGAGACTCGTTCATAAATATATgctgaaaatttaattttcaaagtgAATGAGTCATGAAAATGTGAATCAACTTTATTAAGCTgcaattatcatatatatctatatctatatctataccaatactatatataaaagtatgaatcTCTTGTTGATAAAAAATGTTTATATTCTTActtaaataatcttttaaataataaattcaaattagttCTAGAAGATAAAATTCTATCGAAGAATTACTAAGAATCCTAATTCTTCTAAACTACTTggacattaataataaatatatccaactaaaataaataaatagaaaaataatatttctgaaTAGTTTTTAGAagctatttttaaatattaaaaatattaatttaagcacagtaaaatataaaatgaatagcattagaataatatataaaatactaattcaaacttcaacaactatatatatatataaaagaataaatatcatgaaatttaaataaaaattatcaatcttattaaattagaaatgcttttgaaaaatttaaaatgggTCACTTTAACTAATcgattttagaaataattatattaatttttggttccatatgctattatcttttttaatttaatcctatttattatgattttctcatattgtaTTCTGAAAGTTgaaagtttttcaattttagttgtCATGTGCATTTTTCGACCAATTATTAAAGGAGTcgttagcattttttattaatttatagggGCTTCTTCAATTTAGTCCCATTTATCGCGATTTTCTCCTATTGCATCCGATAAGTCGAAAACTTTCTTAATTGTACTTTAGCATTTTTTGTACACcaattacatgacaaaattcgatttaaataattttttttgtacatatatagaaatttGGATTATTAAATGTGAATGAATCATCATTGTAtgaatctatttttttctatttgtagTGGCACTCAGTCTATGTTGATAAGTATTGGAATTTATATAGTATGGTAGggtgtatgtatttattgtatgagttatatatatataaattatttttttgcccTTATAACTGAATGTGTATCAacaatatatacatcaatatatttgaaaattattttagaaacaaatataagttatttttcaaaaccaaaaaaaagcAATACAAAAGTTAATTAACTCTTTAATGGCATAAAGTGTATACGACAATTGATCTTAATATGataaaacaaagcaaaattttaaaaatattaatataaaaaactttatttgaaaaaataataattcttaaaagtaagtaatttgGACGTAAACCACGTTTTTGGTAAAATCAGTGTATGCTATAAATTCTATATGTTCAATAAACGTATGATTTTAGAAAGAgttaaatttcttttgatctcttgtgatataaaaaaaaaatcaaaaagccccttataaaaatttaaatataaaaaatcacccatatattataaacaatGATTCATACAGCTTTATGGTCAACTtggacttatttttttaaagacaaTAACTAAAATGTccctacatatatatgaaaaaattttatatttataaattatataaatttgaattaaaatatatctataatatttgtaatatataaaattaaaatttttatacagaaaaattatttttttggtccaTTAAATATgtccaatattaattttaattcgatatcatgtctaatttttatgaattaagttttaaaattaataaattttagtcctttagtggcccaaaattttgatttttatcgAAAACATGACATGGCATGtcagttaaatattttttggggaaTTTTAGTTCTAGGTGGCCCTAAAAGATGAGTTAGACGTCACATTggatacaattatattatatatattactataatttataaaaataaaaatataattttaaaaaaataataatcactCCCCTTCCCACCCCCGAGTCGGAGTGGCATCGcggtcgagctcgagctcgacacTCGACTCAGTGatttcgagctcgagctcgagctcgattaCTCGAATTTTTTCCAGAAATTGCAGCAGAGTGGAGGTGGGAAGGAGAGCAATTTTACAACCttgcatacaaaatttttcagaaattttgctAATATACAACATTACAATTCTTACAAAAgcaaacaacaacaactagaattaaacaaatcattgTCCCCTGAAAACACacccaaaatcaagaaaaagaattaaacaagatgctaaaaaccacacccaaacccaagaaaaagaagaataagtaaaatgcAACAGAGAAATAAAGATTACCTGGAAGCCGTACTCGTCGCCGTCCTCGTTGCCGACCTACCGTCCTTGTTGCCGTGAGTTTGGATTTAGGGTTCTAAGagatgggtttggggaagaattgagagaggagaaagaatggagaagaaacagaaagagagaaagaaaaaggatgaaGAAACgagaacaagagagagaaagagatgggttttttatttttaactttttgtattcttctt includes these proteins:
- the LOC105179105 gene encoding LOW QUALITY PROTEIN: N6-adenosine-methyltransferase MT-A70-like (The sequence of the model RefSeq protein was modified relative to this genomic sequence to represent the inferred CDS: inserted 2 bases in 1 codon), whose translation is MEGQGLEGNEDSISAIKEMRRQLESRMDTLHTTHLDLIASLQSLVPDLVSSLDLSLKAISGINDKPFTPLAQILPSKPNLSKAHVSKFPLENSKVTSSAALSRPSPRESERALVEENGGPLSVVRSMVAVCLLERVPFNPIDSSTVLRKLENDSSATVAERAALRELGGESGAILAVEMALRSMAEDNGGLDLEEFVVSGKSRVIVMNIDRTRLLKELPETKQLNEGNSNDGNRITEXMIGGGGFGVGRGMQDMWMGGPMMMGPRGVGPRGMGMIGVPRGVGVPPPMHRPSLMAPSGLQGVGGNALALKPRTEEDDMKDLEALLNKKSFKEMQKSKTGEELLDLIHRPTAKETAVAAKFKSKGGSQVKEYCSALTKEDCRRQSGSFIACEKVHFRRIIAAHTDVNLGDCSFLDTCRHMKTCKYVHYELDSTPDVSPMMMGQATLPPPKPLKPQSAHYCSEVELGEPQWINCDIRSFRMDILGQFGVIMADPPWDIHMELPYGTMADDEMRTLNVPALQTDGLIFLWVTGRAMELGRECLELWGYKRVEEIIWVKTNQLQRIIRTGRTGHWLNHSKEHCLVGVKGNPEVNRNIDTDVIVAEVRETSRKPDEMYPMLERISPRTRKLELFARMHNVQAGWLSLGNQLQGVRLVDEGLRARFKAAYPDVDVQPSSPPRTAAMEVDRPAPPRNPFVEGEPKSSGPQFAEPTGPAVPYTLNAKAMSVDGDMTN